In Gopherus flavomarginatus isolate rGopFla2 chromosome 5, rGopFla2.mat.asm, whole genome shotgun sequence, one DNA window encodes the following:
- the LOC127051188 gene encoding serine protease 33-like has translation MPGKPSLDGITAWLFSSCPTPEVAASQNEVDHPRAASSVVFSQLPCPRGGRLLPSFPPSAYHVNLREHQLFNPSPSRVSSPARQILIHPDYNRGTCAADIALVQLVEPTLQEVQVQLIDTADCNALCNIDPAPNIGRDPVKPAMICAGYAEGQRDSCQGDSGGPLACDHNGTWFLMRVVSWRDGCGQPNRPSVYVQTVAYGEWIWGHVVSGGQATSMENSTSGVNDARSSFSTYMLLFTTLLMSL, from the exons ATGCCAGGCAAACCTTCTCTGGATGGCATCACTGCGTGGCTGTtctccagctgccccaccccggaggtggctgcatctcagaatGAGGTGGACCATCCCCGTGCAGCGTCCTCGGTGGTTTTctcccagctgccctgccccagaggtggccgcctCTTACC ctctttCCCCCCATCTGCCTATCATGTGAACCTCAGAGAGCACCAGCTGTTCAACCCCTCCCCGAGCCGGGTCTCATCCCCTGCACGCCAGATCCTCATCCACCCCGATTACAACAGGGGGACCTGTGCAGCCGACATCGCCCTAGTGCAGCTGGTGGAGCCA aCACTGCAGGAGGTTCAGGTCCAGTTGATCGACACTGCAGACTGCAACGCCCTCTGCAACATTGACCCGGCCCCGAACATTGGCAGGGACCCCGTCAAACCCGCCATGATCTGTGCCGGCTACGCCGAAGGGCAGAGGGACTCCTGCCAG GGTGACTCTGGGGGACCGCTGGCCTGTGACCACAATGGGACCTGGTTCCTGATGAGGGTTGTGAGTTGGAGGGACGGCTGTGGCCAGCCCAATCGTCCCAGTGTCTATGTCCAGACAGTGGCCTACGGTGAATGGATATGGGGGCACGTAGTGTCCGGAGGCCAAGCCACATCCATGGAGAACAGCACCTCTGGAGTAAATGATGCCAGATCCTCCTTCAGCACCTACATGCTTCTCTTCACCACTCTCCTGATGTCACTGTGA